The Niastella koreensis GR20-10 genome includes a window with the following:
- a CDS encoding glycosyltransferase, whose product MKVTAFSFIRNGFIYDYPFIESIQSVLPLCDEFIMVIGDSIDGTREAVAGLNNPKIRIIDTVWDETARQKGLIFAQQSNIGLDYCTGDWAFHIQADEVIHEKDYPAIKKAMADYLNDSSVEGLLFHFTNFFGDYKHYGPSRRFHNKEIRIIRPLPSIRSYRDSQGFRKYNEPNNFLEEKGEKLHVKQIDATIYHYSFVRNPEKQAKKVIEMAKRYHDDAKLHELAERFKKGWDFSEIDVLEQFKGTHPGVMQSRINSQDWVFDYKPIKNNMSIKERVLYAIQKLTGKQLFTYKNYRVI is encoded by the coding sequence ATGAAAGTGACCGCATTCTCCTTTATAAGAAACGGGTTTATCTATGACTATCCTTTTATAGAGTCCATACAATCGGTATTACCGCTTTGTGATGAGTTTATTATGGTAATAGGCGATTCTATCGACGGTACCCGGGAAGCGGTTGCTGGCCTGAACAATCCCAAGATCAGGATCATTGATACGGTATGGGACGAAACAGCGCGGCAAAAAGGGTTGATCTTCGCTCAGCAATCCAACATTGGCCTGGATTATTGCACAGGCGACTGGGCCTTTCATATTCAGGCAGATGAGGTGATCCACGAAAAAGATTACCCTGCCATCAAAAAAGCCATGGCCGATTACCTGAACGATTCAAGTGTGGAAGGGCTTTTATTTCATTTCACCAATTTCTTTGGTGATTACAAACACTACGGTCCATCAAGAAGATTTCATAATAAAGAGATCCGCATTATCCGCCCCCTGCCTTCTATTCGCTCCTACCGCGATTCGCAGGGTTTTAGAAAGTACAATGAGCCCAATAACTTTTTGGAAGAAAAAGGCGAGAAGCTGCATGTGAAGCAGATCGACGCAACCATTTACCATTACAGTTTTGTAAGAAACCCCGAGAAGCAGGCAAAGAAAGTAATTGAAATGGCCAAGCGTTACCACGACGATGCTAAACTGCATGAGCTGGCTGAACGTTTTAAAAAGGGCTGGGACTTTAGCGAGATAGATGTACTGGAACAATTTAAAGGAACGCACCCGGGAGTAATGCAGAGCAGGATCAATAGCCAGGACTGGGTATTTGATTACAAGCCCATTAAGAACAACATGTCCATAAAGGAAAGGGTGTTGTATGCTATTCAAAAATTAACCGGTAAACAACTGTTCACCTATAAGAATTACCGCGTCATTTAA